One window of Marinobacterium aestuarii genomic DNA carries:
- the paaD gene encoding 1,2-phenylacetyl-CoA epoxidase subunit PaaD, with the protein MRQPPLMSHRANSLIVSDRTPLIRAQLPSLQGVWDILDRVLDPEVPVVSVVELGIIRDLEWQQQRLQVTLTPTYSGCPATAFIEEEILQALHQAGIPDVQLRQQLAPAWTTDWISESGRNKLRDYGIAPPVGSASKRSLLGEDPIVACPQCGSEHTERVSEFGSTACKALYRCTDCLEPFDYFKCI; encoded by the coding sequence ATGCGTCAGCCACCGCTTATGAGCCACAGGGCCAATAGCCTGATCGTCAGCGACCGCACGCCGCTGATCAGAGCGCAGTTGCCGTCGCTGCAAGGCGTCTGGGACATACTGGACAGGGTGCTGGATCCGGAGGTGCCGGTGGTGAGCGTGGTGGAGCTGGGCATTATTCGAGACCTGGAATGGCAGCAGCAGCGCCTGCAGGTCACGCTGACGCCCACCTACTCCGGCTGCCCGGCCACCGCCTTTATCGAGGAGGAGATTCTGCAGGCGCTGCACCAGGCCGGTATCCCGGATGTGCAGCTCAGGCAGCAGCTGGCACCGGCCTGGACCACCGACTGGATCAGCGAGAGCGGGCGCAACAAGCTGCGTGACTACGGCATAGCCCCACCGGTGGGCAGCGCCAGCAAACGCAGCCTGCTGGGGGAAGATCCCATCGTCGCCTGCCCGCAATGTGGCTCGGAGCACACAGAGCGGGTCAGCGAATTTGGTTCCACCGCCTGCAAGGCGCTCTATCGCTGCACCGACTGCCTCGAACCTTTCGACTACTTCAAGTGCATATAA
- the paaC gene encoding 1,2-phenylacetyl-CoA epoxidase subunit PaaC, producing the protein MTTQHALTEYLLRLGDSNIILAQRLCEWIGHAPVLEEELALGNVALDLFGQARSWLEYAAQLQGEGRSADDLVFGRNEREYRNLLISEQSNGNYADTLARQYLFDAWHYYLLQALQHSTDEQVAAIAAKGLKEVTYHLRRSSAWIKRLGDGTEESHQKMQQAIDDIWTYSGEMMMTDAIDAPLVAAGIVPDMTAITAQWQAHVSTTLTEATLCCPAQDSYMQRGGKQGLHGEQLGFLLAEMQFLPRAYPDAVW; encoded by the coding sequence ATGACCACGCAACACGCCTTGACCGAATACCTGCTGCGCCTGGGCGACAGCAATATCATCCTCGCCCAGCGACTGTGCGAATGGATTGGCCACGCCCCGGTGCTGGAAGAAGAGCTGGCGCTGGGCAACGTGGCACTGGACCTTTTCGGCCAGGCCCGCAGCTGGCTGGAGTACGCGGCCCAGCTGCAGGGCGAAGGCCGCAGTGCCGACGACCTGGTGTTTGGCCGCAACGAGCGCGAATACCGCAACCTGCTGATCAGCGAACAGAGCAATGGCAACTACGCCGATACCCTGGCACGTCAGTACCTGTTCGATGCCTGGCACTATTACCTGCTGCAGGCACTGCAGCACAGCACCGATGAGCAGGTCGCCGCCATTGCTGCCAAGGGCCTGAAGGAAGTGACCTACCACCTGCGCCGTTCCAGCGCCTGGATCAAGCGCCTGGGGGACGGCACCGAGGAAAGTCACCAGAAGATGCAGCAGGCCATAGACGACATCTGGACCTACAGCGGCGAAATGATGATGACCGACGCCATCGATGCGCCCCTTGTCGCCGCCGGTATCGTCCCCGACATGACCGCCATCACGGCACAGTGGCAGGCCCATGTAAGCACCACCCTGACCGAGGCAACGCTGTGCTGCCCGGCACAGGACAGCTACATGCAACGCGGTGGCAAACAGGGACTGCACGGCGAACAGCTGGGCTTTCTGCTGGCCGAAATGCAGTTCCTGCCCCGCGCCTATCCGGACGCGGTCTGGTAG
- the paaB gene encoding 1,2-phenylacetyl-CoA epoxidase subunit PaaB: MSDWTLFEVFVRSKHGLNHKHVGSVHAADATMALENARELYTRRSEGVSLWVMPSAQITASSPDDKDPLFDPNDDKVYRHATFYDLPKEVGHM; encoded by the coding sequence ATGTCTGACTGGACCCTTTTTGAAGTATTTGTACGCAGCAAGCACGGCCTGAATCACAAGCATGTTGGCAGCGTGCACGCCGCCGATGCCACCATGGCCCTGGAAAACGCCCGCGAGCTGTACACCCGCCGCAGCGAAGGTGTCAGCCTCTGGGTCATGCCCTCGGCGCAGATCACCGCCTCATCGCCGGATGACAAGGACCCGCTGTTCGACCCCAATGACGACAAGGTCTATCGCCATGCCACCTTCTACGATCTCCCCAAAGAAGTCGGCCACATGTAA
- the paaA gene encoding 1,2-phenylacetyl-CoA epoxidase subunit PaaA produces the protein MYAQLVDTGVKRVKTLDEMAPQERHFQEKIDADIKIEAKNWMPEAYRRTLIRQMSQHAHSEIVGMLPEKNWLTRAPNLKRKLQLLAKIQDEAGHGLYLYSAVETLGADRDEELEKLHSGEVKYSSIFNYPSRSWADMGTIGWLVDGAAIVNQVVLQRTSYGPYSRAMIRICKEESFHQRQGYQILLEMMHNGTEEQKAMVQDSINRFWWPSLMMFGPHDSDSPNSAQSMQWKIKRMSNDDLRQRFIDQTIPQLELLGCTVPDPELKWNEERGHYDFGAIDWSEFYSVLKGNGPCNRERLKTRRDAYDNGAWVREAAHAYAKKQQQEAA, from the coding sequence ATGTACGCACAACTGGTAGATACCGGCGTTAAACGCGTCAAGACACTGGATGAAATGGCCCCCCAAGAGCGGCACTTCCAGGAAAAAATCGATGCCGACATCAAGATCGAAGCCAAGAACTGGATGCCGGAAGCCTATCGTCGCACCCTGATTCGGCAGATGTCGCAGCACGCCCACTCCGAAATCGTCGGCATGCTGCCAGAGAAGAACTGGCTCACCCGGGCGCCAAACCTCAAGCGCAAGCTGCAGCTGCTGGCCAAGATCCAGGATGAAGCCGGCCACGGCCTGTACCTGTACAGCGCCGTGGAAACCCTGGGCGCCGACCGGGATGAAGAACTGGAAAAGCTGCACAGCGGCGAAGTGAAATACTCCAGCATCTTCAACTACCCGTCCCGCAGCTGGGCCGATATGGGCACCATCGGCTGGCTGGTCGATGGCGCCGCCATCGTCAACCAGGTTGTACTACAAAGAACATCTTATGGCCCATATTCCCGTGCCATGATTAGAATTTGCAAGGAGGAGAGCTTCCACCAGCGTCAGGGTTACCAGATCCTGCTGGAGATGATGCACAACGGCACCGAGGAACAGAAAGCCATGGTGCAGGACTCGATCAACCGCTTCTGGTGGCCCTCTCTGATGATGTTTGGCCCCCACGACAGCGACTCGCCAAACTCGGCGCAGTCCATGCAGTGGAAGATCAAGCGCATGAGCAACGATGACCTGCGCCAGCGCTTTATCGATCAGACCATCCCGCAGCTCGAACTGCTGGGCTGCACCGTGCCGGACCCCGAGCTGAAGTGGAACGAAGAGCGCGGTCACTACGACTTCGGCGCCATCGACTGGAGCGAGTTCTACAGCGTGCTCAAGGGTAACGGCCCCTGCAACAGGGAGCGCCTCAAGACCCGTCGCGACGCCTACGACAACGGCGCCTGGGTGCGCGAAGCCGCCCACGCCTACGCCAAAAAACAGCAACAAGAAGCCGCTTAA
- the paaK gene encoding phenylacetate--CoA ligase PaaK produces MNSPVKKMTHLLDPIETASIDALRQTQLERMRWSLLHAYENVPFYRQSFDAAGVHPSELSSLADLAKFPFTVKNDLRDNYPYGMFAVPMRDIVRLHASSGTTGKPTVVGYTQKDIDTWANVVARSLRAAGAHAGDIVHVAYGYGLFTGGLGAHYGAERLGCTVIPMSGGQTEKQVQLIRDFNPDVLMVTPSYMLNLADEMDRQGVDPHQLNLRLGVFGAEPWTGTMRTELERRLGIDAMDIYGLSEVMGPGVGMECLETKDGPTLWEDLFYPEIIDPATGDVLPDGDYGELVFTTLTKEALPIIRYRTRDLTRLLPGTARPMRRIDKITGRSDDMLIIRGVNVFPTQVEEQILRLAELSPHYEMVISRNGNLDQVEVKVELKPEAAGIGAEGKARVIKTLSHHIKSYIGISTAIRVTAPGSLTRSEGKARHVTDLR; encoded by the coding sequence ATGAACAGCCCGGTAAAAAAAATGACTCATCTTCTGGACCCGATCGAAACGGCCAGTATCGACGCGCTGCGCCAGACCCAGCTTGAGCGCATGCGCTGGAGCCTGCTGCATGCCTACGAAAATGTGCCCTTCTACCGCCAGAGCTTCGATGCCGCCGGCGTGCATCCGAGCGAGCTTAGCAGCCTGGCGGACCTGGCGAAGTTCCCGTTCACGGTAAAAAACGACCTGCGGGACAACTACCCCTACGGCATGTTTGCCGTGCCGATGCGGGATATCGTGCGCCTGCACGCCTCCAGCGGCACCACCGGCAAACCGACGGTCGTGGGCTATACCCAGAAGGATATCGATACCTGGGCCAACGTTGTGGCCCGTTCCCTGCGGGCCGCCGGTGCCCATGCCGGCGACATCGTCCATGTGGCCTACGGCTATGGCCTCTTTACCGGCGGCCTGGGGGCGCACTACGGCGCCGAGCGCCTGGGCTGCACCGTGATCCCGATGTCCGGCGGCCAGACCGAAAAACAGGTCCAGCTGATCCGTGACTTCAACCCCGATGTGCTCATGGTCACACCGTCCTACATGCTCAACCTGGCCGATGAAATGGACCGCCAGGGTGTGGATCCGCACCAGTTGAACCTGCGCCTGGGCGTGTTCGGCGCCGAGCCCTGGACCGGCACCATGCGCACGGAACTGGAACGGCGCCTGGGCATTGATGCCATGGACATCTACGGCCTGTCCGAGGTGATGGGCCCCGGTGTCGGCATGGAGTGCCTCGAAACCAAGGACGGCCCCACCCTGTGGGAGGACCTCTTCTACCCGGAAATCATTGATCCTGCGACCGGCGACGTGCTGCCGGACGGCGACTATGGCGAGCTGGTGTTCACCACCCTCACCAAGGAAGCCCTGCCCATTATTCGTTACCGCACCCGGGACCTCACCCGCCTGCTGCCGGGCACCGCAAGGCCCATGCGCCGTATCGACAAAATTACCGGCCGCAGCGACGACATGCTTATCATCCGTGGCGTCAATGTGTTCCCGACCCAGGTCGAGGAACAGATACTGCGCCTGGCGGAACTCTCGCCCCACTACGAGATGGTCATCAGCCGCAATGGCAACCTGGATCAGGTGGAAGTGAAGGTCGAGCTCAAACCCGAGGCCGCCGGCATTGGTGCCGAAGGCAAGGCCCGCGTGATCAAGACTCTGTCACACCATATCAAGTCCTATATCGGCATCAGCACCGCCATCAGAGTCACGGCGCCCGGCAGCCTGACCCGCTCCGAAGGCAAGGCCAGGCACGTTACAGACCTGCGCTGA
- the pcaF gene encoding 3-oxoadipyl-CoA thiolase — MKEALIIDAIRTPIGRYAGSLASVRADDLGAVPIKALMARNSSVDWGQVDDVLYGCANQAGEDNRNVARMSALLAGLPVTVPGTTLNRLCGSGMDAVGLAARTLKAGEADLMIAGGVESMSRAPFVMGKAESAYSRSAAMFDTTIGWRFVNRLMKAQFGVDSMPETAENVAADFNISRADQDAFALRSQQRTCAAIEAGRLAEEIVPVSIPQRKGDAVLFDTDEHPRGDTRIETLAKLATPFREGGSVTAGNASGVNDGACALLLASRAGAERYGLKARGRVVGMATAGVEPRIMGFGPAPAVRKVLAQAGLALEQMDVIELNEAFAAQALAVLRDLGLPDDAEHINPNGGAIALGHPLGMSGARLVTTALNELERRQGRYALCTMCIGVGQGIAMIIERLGD; from the coding sequence ATGAAAGAGGCTCTGATTATTGATGCGATACGCACCCCCATCGGTCGCTATGCCGGCAGCCTCGCAAGCGTGCGGGCCGATGACCTGGGTGCCGTGCCCATCAAGGCCTTGATGGCGCGCAACAGTTCGGTGGACTGGGGCCAGGTGGATGACGTTCTCTACGGCTGCGCCAACCAGGCCGGTGAGGACAACCGCAACGTGGCACGCATGTCCGCGCTGCTGGCGGGCCTGCCCGTGACCGTACCCGGCACCACCCTGAACCGCCTCTGCGGGTCGGGCATGGATGCCGTGGGTCTCGCCGCCCGTACCCTTAAGGCCGGCGAGGCTGATCTGATGATCGCCGGCGGCGTGGAGTCCATGTCCCGCGCGCCCTTCGTGATGGGCAAGGCCGAATCTGCCTACAGCCGCAGCGCGGCGATGTTCGACACCACCATTGGCTGGCGCTTCGTCAACCGGCTGATGAAGGCCCAGTTCGGTGTAGACTCCATGCCGGAAACGGCGGAAAACGTGGCAGCGGATTTCAATATCTCCCGTGCAGACCAGGATGCCTTTGCGCTGCGCAGCCAGCAACGCACCTGTGCGGCCATCGAGGCCGGGCGTCTGGCCGAGGAAATCGTGCCGGTGAGCATCCCGCAGCGCAAGGGCGATGCAGTGCTGTTCGACACCGACGAGCACCCGCGCGGCGACACCCGCATCGAAACCCTGGCAAAACTCGCCACGCCCTTTCGCGAGGGTGGCAGCGTCACCGCCGGCAATGCCTCGGGTGTCAACGACGGTGCCTGTGCCCTGCTGCTGGCAAGCCGGGCGGGCGCTGAACGGTACGGCCTCAAGGCCCGTGGCCGCGTTGTCGGCATGGCCACCGCCGGCGTGGAACCGCGCATCATGGGCTTTGGCCCGGCGCCGGCGGTGCGCAAGGTACTGGCCCAGGCGGGTCTTGCACTTGAACAGATGGATGTCATCGAGCTTAACGAAGCCTTCGCTGCTCAGGCCCTGGCCGTGCTGCGCGATCTGGGTCTGCCGGATGACGCCGAACACATCAACCCCAACGGCGGCGCCATTGCGCTCGGTCATCCGCTGGGCATGAGCGGTGCCCGCCTGGTCACAACGGCCCTGAATGAACTGGAGCGCCGCCAGGGCCGTTACGCGCTTTGCACAATGTGTATAGGCGTGGGCCAGGGTATTGCCATGATCATTGAGCGCCTGGGCGACTAA
- the paaI gene encoding hydroxyphenylacetyl-CoA thioesterase PaaI yields MTNLNTQPDPAGMSPQQLAEACAQAMFARDTATQALEMEILEIAPGSALIRMPVGPRMIQGHNSCHGGYIFTLADSAFAFACNTYNAITLGAGCSIDYLAPAKLGDLLCARAQERSRSGRTGVYDVTIENQHGDCIALFRGKSHQVRGTLLPEPADTQLSDQPAVKETRA; encoded by the coding sequence ATGACTAACTTAAACACCCAACCAGACCCGGCCGGGATGAGCCCGCAACAGCTGGCAGAGGCCTGCGCCCAGGCCATGTTCGCCAGAGACACCGCCACCCAGGCACTGGAAATGGAGATCCTTGAGATCGCCCCCGGCAGCGCCCTTATCCGCATGCCGGTTGGCCCGCGCATGATCCAGGGTCACAACAGCTGCCACGGCGGCTATATCTTCACCCTGGCCGATTCCGCCTTTGCCTTCGCCTGCAATACCTACAACGCCATTACCCTGGGCGCCGGCTGCAGCATCGACTACCTGGCTCCGGCCAAGCTTGGCGACCTGCTCTGCGCCCGCGCCCAAGAGCGCTCGCGCAGCGGCCGCACTGGCGTCTATGACGTGACCATAGAAAATCAGCATGGCGACTGCATCGCCCTGTTTCGGGGTAAATCCCACCAGGTTCGCGGCACCCTTCTGCCCGAGCCTGCAGATACACAGCTCTCAGACCAACCAGCTGTAAAGGAGACGCGCGCATGA
- the paaH gene encoding 3-hydroxyacyl-CoA dehydrogenase PaaH, whose protein sequence is MHALDTEQSVAVIGAGAMGAGIAQVAASAGHPVMIYDTAAGAAQAGIASIAKGLERQVARGKMDSAQRDAILARLSPVSDLQDLTPARLVIEAIVENLAVKQQVLAQVEAICGVDCILASNTSSISITSIAAGLTRPQNLAGLHFFNPAPVMKLVEVVAGLDTDPAIADCLLATARGWGKQAVLAKSTPGFIVNRLARPFYAEGLRLLEEGAADSATLDALMRDAGGFPMGPFELMDLIGHDVNYAVTRSVFDAYYGDDRFLPSLTQQALVEGGRLGRKSGRGFYDYRDGAAPAEPRSLTGDGSIPSQVLVEGSLGPAEGLVQRFKDRGIEVVRRDGSGLMRIGDSVLMLSDGRMATERAAVEGISNLVLFDLALDYSRCRRLAISRSNQAASCALAPVVALLRAAGIEASLLDDAPGLAVLRTVAMLANAAADAVHQGVCSASDADTAMQFGVNYPAGPLAWADRLGLEYIHRTLTHLQQSYGETRYRPSVLLRRNAFAGVSMHD, encoded by the coding sequence ATGCACGCATTGGACACAGAACAGAGCGTCGCCGTGATCGGCGCCGGCGCCATGGGCGCCGGCATTGCCCAGGTCGCCGCCAGCGCAGGCCACCCGGTGATGATCTATGACACGGCAGCCGGTGCCGCCCAGGCCGGTATCGCCAGCATTGCCAAAGGACTCGAGCGCCAGGTGGCACGCGGCAAGATGGACAGCGCCCAGCGCGATGCCATACTGGCGCGCCTGAGCCCGGTCAGCGATCTGCAGGACCTGACACCGGCCCGCCTGGTGATCGAGGCCATCGTCGAGAACCTCGCCGTAAAGCAGCAGGTACTGGCCCAGGTCGAGGCAATCTGTGGCGTCGACTGCATCCTGGCCAGCAACACCTCGTCGATCTCGATAACCTCAATCGCCGCCGGGCTCACACGACCACAAAACCTGGCCGGGCTGCATTTTTTTAATCCGGCCCCCGTAATGAAACTGGTGGAAGTCGTTGCAGGGCTGGATACAGACCCCGCCATCGCTGACTGCCTGCTGGCCACGGCCCGCGGCTGGGGCAAGCAGGCCGTGCTGGCCAAGTCCACGCCGGGCTTTATCGTCAATCGCCTGGCACGGCCTTTTTACGCCGAAGGTCTGCGCCTGCTGGAGGAAGGCGCCGCCGACAGCGCCACCCTGGACGCACTGATGCGCGATGCCGGCGGCTTTCCCATGGGACCTTTCGAGCTGATGGATCTGATCGGTCACGACGTCAACTACGCCGTCACCCGCTCGGTATTCGATGCCTACTACGGTGACGACCGCTTTCTGCCATCCCTTACCCAGCAGGCACTGGTCGAGGGCGGCCGACTGGGGCGCAAGAGCGGCCGCGGCTTCTACGATTACCGCGACGGTGCGGCACCTGCCGAGCCCCGCAGCCTGACCGGCGACGGGAGCATACCCAGCCAGGTTCTGGTGGAAGGCTCGCTCGGCCCGGCCGAGGGTCTGGTGCAGCGTTTCAAGGACAGGGGCATCGAGGTGGTGCGCCGCGATGGCAGCGGCCTGATGCGCATCGGCGACAGCGTACTGATGCTCAGCGATGGCCGCATGGCCACCGAGCGCGCCGCCGTTGAGGGTATCAGCAACCTGGTGCTGTTCGATCTGGCACTGGATTACAGCCGTTGCCGTCGCCTGGCGATCAGCCGCTCCAACCAGGCCGCTAGCTGCGCCCTCGCGCCCGTTGTCGCGCTGCTGCGCGCCGCCGGCATTGAAGCCTCTCTGCTGGATGACGCACCGGGCCTGGCTGTCTTGCGTACCGTCGCCATGCTGGCCAACGCAGCCGCCGATGCCGTACACCAGGGGGTGTGCAGCGCCAGCGACGCCGATACCGCCATGCAGTTTGGCGTGAACTACCCGGCAGGTCCGCTGGCCTGGGCTGACCGACTGGGCCTTGAGTACATTCACCGCACCCTGACTCATCTGCAGCAGAGCTATGGCGAAACCCGTTACCGCCCCTCGGTGCTGCTGCGCCGCAATGCCTTTGCAGGAGTATCCATGCATGACTAA
- the paaG gene encoding 2-(1,2-epoxy-1,2-dihydrophenyl)acetyl-CoA isomerase PaaG yields MTYQHIEYSVEEGVALLTLNRPASLNSFNTQMHEEVRDALKSARRDPAVRCLMITGNGRGFCAGQDLSDRNVAPGAERPDLGLSIERYYNPMIRTLRNFPAPVICAVNGVAAGAGANIALACDIVFAGRSASFIQAFCKLGLLPDSGGTWTLPRLVGQARATALAMLGDKISAEQAAQWGMIWSCVEDSDLHATALACARHLATQPTQGLSMIKRALNASSTNSLDEQLDLERDLQRLAGRTDDYREGVAAFMAKRSPAFKGH; encoded by the coding sequence ATGACGTACCAGCACATCGAATACAGCGTTGAAGAAGGTGTCGCCCTGCTGACCCTGAACCGCCCCGCCAGCCTCAACAGCTTTAACACCCAGATGCACGAAGAGGTGCGCGACGCCCTGAAAAGCGCCCGCCGGGATCCCGCCGTACGCTGCCTGATGATCACCGGCAATGGCCGTGGCTTTTGCGCCGGCCAGGACCTGTCGGATCGCAACGTGGCACCGGGGGCCGAACGGCCGGACCTGGGCCTGTCGATCGAACGCTACTACAACCCCATGATCCGGACACTGCGCAATTTCCCGGCGCCGGTGATCTGCGCCGTGAACGGTGTCGCCGCCGGTGCCGGTGCCAATATTGCACTGGCCTGCGACATCGTCTTTGCCGGTCGCTCCGCCAGCTTTATACAGGCCTTCTGCAAGCTTGGCCTGCTGCCGGACTCCGGCGGCACCTGGACCCTGCCCCGCCTGGTGGGCCAGGCCCGGGCCACCGCCCTCGCCATGCTGGGTGACAAGATCAGCGCCGAACAGGCCGCCCAGTGGGGCATGATCTGGTCCTGCGTGGAAGACAGCGATCTGCACGCCACCGCCCTGGCCTGCGCCCGACACCTGGCAACGCAGCCCACCCAGGGGCTGTCGATGATCAAGCGCGCCCTCAACGCCAGCAGCACCAACAGCCTGGACGAGCAACTCGATCTGGAGCGTGATCTGCAGCGCCTGGCCGGGCGCACCGACGACTACCGCGAAGGTGTCGCCGCCTTTATGGCCAAACGCAGCCCCGCCTTCAAAGGTCACTGA
- the paaF gene encoding 2,3-dehydroadipyl-CoA hydratase PaaF: MLKFLLAETASEGVLLIRLNRPEALNALNTELLGELADLLDAAAIDPQVRAVVITGSDRAFAAGADVREMAQLDAVGVLKDARVGHWARIAAFPKPLIAAVNGFALGGGCELVMHADIVVAGHSALFGQPEINLGIIPGAGGTQRLIRTVGKALASQMVMTGEPISAERARQAGLISEITEPELTLERALTLAQTLATKAPLALQQAKDVLARAQESHLGSGLAYERKAFCLLAATQDRNEGISAFLEKRTPTYKGR, encoded by the coding sequence ATGCTGAAATTCCTGCTTGCCGAGACAGCCAGCGAGGGCGTACTGCTTATCCGCCTTAACCGCCCCGAGGCGCTGAATGCACTCAACACCGAATTGCTGGGAGAACTGGCAGACCTGCTGGACGCTGCCGCCATAGACCCCCAGGTACGCGCGGTGGTGATCACCGGCAGCGACCGCGCCTTTGCCGCCGGCGCCGACGTGCGCGAGATGGCACAGCTTGACGCCGTGGGCGTACTCAAGGATGCCCGCGTGGGGCACTGGGCCCGCATCGCCGCCTTCCCCAAACCGCTGATCGCAGCCGTTAACGGCTTTGCCCTGGGCGGTGGCTGCGAACTGGTGATGCACGCCGACATAGTCGTGGCCGGGCACAGCGCCCTGTTCGGCCAGCCGGAAATCAACCTGGGCATCATTCCCGGCGCCGGCGGCACCCAGCGCCTGATTCGCACCGTCGGCAAGGCGCTGGCGTCTCAGATGGTCATGACCGGTGAGCCGATCAGCGCAGAGCGCGCCCGCCAGGCAGGCCTGATAAGCGAGATCACCGAACCCGAACTCACCCTGGAGCGCGCCCTGACCCTGGCCCAGACCCTCGCCACCAAGGCACCGCTCGCGCTGCAACAGGCCAAGGATGTACTGGCCCGGGCGCAGGAGTCGCACCTTGGCAGCGGCCTGGCCTATGAGCGCAAGGCGTTCTGTCTGCTGGCGGCCACACAAGATCGCAACGAGGGCATCAGCGCCTTCCTGGAAAAACGCACACCGACCTATAAGGGACGCTGA